One Calditrichota bacterium genomic region harbors:
- the hrcA gene encoding heat-inducible transcription repressor HrcA gives MTEELNSREKEILRLIVHDFILTATPVSSRSLHKNYKLGYSPATIRNVMMDLEERGFLQQPHISAGRVPTNLGYRFYVDSLMKPERLTSREKKIILEDLNTVSSDINHILERASQLLAKISRQLSVVLIPHFYEGIFEKLELVPISGNRTLMVLKLHSGLVKTIMMELDFQISRKKLDTTARILNRRLYGLKLGEIKRTIDQRLRNVSGGHADMIQYFIHQANDLFDFEEWEEVYYGGTRNIVHQPEFTDQRRLESLMTLLDNRKSIIQSLTKIGNNHKIVVKIGEENRDLNIQHCSLVTTSYHVGSVHGTLGIIGPTRMRYSKIIPIVDYMSQVLSHVLTN, from the coding sequence GTGACCGAAGAACTGAATAGTCGAGAAAAAGAAATCCTGCGTCTGATCGTTCATGATTTCATCCTCACAGCTACGCCTGTGAGTTCTCGCTCATTGCATAAAAATTATAAACTTGGGTACAGCCCGGCCACCATCCGAAACGTGATGATGGACCTGGAAGAACGGGGCTTTTTACAGCAGCCGCATATTTCAGCCGGACGGGTTCCCACAAATCTCGGTTATCGATTTTATGTGGATAGCCTGATGAAACCCGAACGATTGACTTCCCGGGAGAAAAAAATTATTTTGGAGGACCTGAATACGGTCAGTTCCGACATTAATCATATCCTTGAACGGGCGTCGCAGCTGCTGGCAAAAATATCCAGGCAGTTGAGTGTAGTCCTTATCCCTCATTTTTACGAGGGAATTTTTGAAAAATTGGAGCTGGTTCCGATTTCTGGAAATCGCACCCTAATGGTCCTGAAATTACATTCGGGTCTGGTAAAAACGATTATGATGGAACTGGACTTTCAGATTTCCCGTAAAAAACTGGATACAACGGCCCGTATTTTGAACCGGCGCCTGTATGGTTTGAAACTGGGAGAGATTAAACGAACGATCGATCAACGTCTTCGGAATGTATCGGGCGGTCATGCGGATATGATTCAGTATTTTATTCATCAGGCAAATGACCTCTTTGATTTTGAAGAATGGGAAGAGGTGTATTACGGCGGCACACGGAATATTGTTCATCAACCGGAATTTACGGATCAGCGGCGGCTGGAATCGCTGATGACGCTGCTGGACAACCGGAAAAGCATTATTCAGTCGCTCACAAAAATTGGAAACAACCACAAAATTGTGGTTAAAATCGGTGAGGAAAATAGGGATTTAAACATTCAACATTGCAGTCTGGTTACCACGTCGTACCACGTGGGAAGTGTACACGGAACCCTTGGAATTATTGGACCGACGCGAATGCGTTACTCAAAGATTATTCCGATTGTCGATTACATGTCACAAGTGTTGAGTCATGTCTTAACCAATTAG
- the grpE gene encoding nucleotide exchange factor GrpE produces the protein MKTKDRLSIQEKEIETPEKAGKEETASPKKRSVRRSKTKELEKRIFELETERDALRDQLLRLAAEFENYKKITGREIENRIKNANEDLILNLLPILDDLERSLDAGKKSHKFKTLYEGVELIYNNFKKLLEKYGVEPIESVGQPFNVDVHDALMMVEDKNYPPNTVTQEHQKGYKLNGKVIRHAKVVVTK, from the coding sequence ATGAAAACAAAAGACAGGTTATCTATCCAGGAAAAAGAAATAGAAACACCTGAAAAGGCGGGAAAAGAGGAGACGGCGTCCCCCAAAAAGCGCAGCGTTCGAAGATCGAAAACCAAGGAACTGGAAAAAAGAATTTTCGAATTGGAAACGGAACGGGATGCGCTAAGAGACCAACTGCTGCGTCTGGCGGCTGAGTTCGAGAATTACAAGAAAATTACCGGCAGAGAAATCGAAAACCGAATCAAGAATGCAAATGAAGATTTAATTTTGAATCTTCTTCCGATTTTAGACGATCTGGAGCGCTCACTGGACGCGGGTAAAAAGTCTCACAAATTTAAAACGCTTTACGAGGGTGTGGAACTCATTTACAATAATTTCAAAAAACTGCTCGAAAAATACGGTGTGGAACCGATAGAATCGGTGGGGCAGCCCTTTAATGTGGATGTTCACGACGCGTTAATGATGGTTGAGGATAAAAACTACCCGCCCAATACGGTAACTCAAGAGCATCAAAAAGGCTACAAATTGAATGGAAAAGTTATCCGCCACGCAAAGGTTGTCGTGACGAAATAA
- the dnaJ gene encoding molecular chaperone DnaJ: MKRDYYEILGVSRTATVEEIKKAYRKLAMQYHPDRNPGDKEAEEKFREAAEAYEVLNNEEKRRLYDQYGHDGLRGGGFSGGFTDFDLSDALRTFMQGFGGFEDFFGMGRGRERGAQKGTDLQVHLRLTLEEIASGVEKKIRVKKYIVCDACRGTGARGGTGVKTCPVCHGTGEVRQVSRSIFGQFVNITTCPNCQGEGTLVEDPCPVCRGDGRIRGEATVTVKIPAGVSSGNYLTLHGEGNVGKRGGPAGDLFVIIEEQEHRLFERHGDDVLYELKVGFSQLVLGDEVEVPTLTGKVMLKIPKGTQASKVFRLKGKGIPHLNHYGTGDELVRIRIETPKELSKEEKELFKKLAELEKKRLLKRKTSKKFIF, from the coding sequence ATGAAACGGGATTATTACGAAATTTTAGGTGTTTCTCGTACAGCCACTGTCGAAGAAATTAAAAAGGCCTATCGAAAATTAGCTATGCAGTATCACCCCGACCGAAATCCGGGGGATAAAGAAGCAGAAGAAAAATTCAGGGAGGCTGCCGAGGCTTATGAAGTTTTAAATAATGAAGAAAAAAGGCGTCTGTACGATCAGTATGGCCACGACGGCTTAAGAGGCGGCGGGTTTTCCGGTGGTTTTACGGACTTCGATTTGTCCGATGCCCTGCGCACCTTCATGCAGGGGTTTGGCGGTTTTGAAGATTTCTTTGGAATGGGTCGCGGGCGGGAGCGTGGCGCGCAAAAAGGAACGGATTTACAGGTTCATCTGCGATTAACGCTTGAGGAAATTGCCTCCGGTGTTGAAAAAAAGATTCGGGTCAAAAAGTATATTGTTTGTGATGCCTGCCGGGGGACCGGGGCCAGAGGCGGGACGGGGGTAAAAACCTGTCCGGTCTGCCATGGCACGGGGGAGGTGCGACAGGTTTCCCGGTCCATTTTTGGGCAATTTGTGAATATCACCACATGCCCCAATTGTCAGGGGGAGGGAACGCTTGTTGAAGATCCGTGTCCTGTGTGCCGGGGCGACGGACGCATAAGAGGTGAGGCAACCGTTACCGTAAAAATTCCGGCGGGTGTTTCTTCCGGAAATTATTTAACCCTTCACGGGGAAGGAAATGTGGGGAAACGCGGAGGCCCTGCCGGGGATCTTTTTGTGATTATTGAAGAACAGGAACATCGTCTTTTTGAACGCCACGGGGATGATGTCCTGTACGAACTGAAGGTCGGCTTTTCACAATTGGTGCTTGGGGACGAGGTTGAGGTGCCGACTCTGACCGGTAAGGTCATGCTGAAAATCCCAAAAGGAACCCAGGCAAGCAAAGTGTTTCGACTAAAGGGAAAGGGGATTCCGCATTTAAATCACTATGGAACCGGGGATGAGTTAGTCCGGATAAGGATAGAAACGCCAAAGGAGTTATCGAAAGAAGAGAAAGAACTGTTTAAAAAATTGGCCGAGCTCGAAAAGAAACGGCTTCTGAAAAGAAAAACATCCAAAAAATTTATTTTCTGA
- a CDS encoding helix-hairpin-helix domain-containing protein, giving the protein MKAVRDVKRQNSSKLRNKERSARVRIDLNRATRSELIRLPGVGPKMAERILLFRNDHGPFKNKRDLMRIKGIGKKKFKAIEPFLK; this is encoded by the coding sequence GTGAAGGCCGTTCGTGATGTAAAACGGCAGAACTCCTCGAAGTTAAGGAATAAAGAACGTTCAGCCCGAGTTCGGATTGATCTGAACAGGGCGACACGAAGCGAATTGATTCGCTTGCCGGGAGTGGGCCCGAAAATGGCCGAGCGCATTCTCCTTTTTCGGAATGACCATGGGCCGTTTAAAAATAAACGCGATCTAATGCGGATAAAGGGGATTGGTAAAAAGAAGTTTAAAGCAATAGAGCCTTTTTTGAAATGA
- the rsmD gene encoding 16S rRNA (guanine(966)-N(2))-methyltransferase RsmD translates to MRVIAGRWGGIRLTFREQKGVRPTTDRVKETLFDIISDRLAGARVLDLFAGTGSWGIEALSRGAREVVFVEKLPRMIQNIRENLEKVRCTEGFELIRQDVRRFLEQTKYEGEPFDIIFADPPYHLRLGQAVISALSKQRFLERRGIFILKHGSKERLTETRTLRLFRVKKMGESQLSFFEFGETAENTIVK, encoded by the coding sequence ATGCGCGTTATTGCCGGGCGATGGGGCGGAATTCGCTTAACCTTTCGCGAGCAAAAAGGGGTTCGGCCAACCACTGATCGGGTAAAGGAAACCCTCTTTGATATTATTTCCGATCGTCTTGCGGGCGCACGTGTATTAGACCTGTTTGCCGGAACGGGTTCCTGGGGTATCGAAGCGTTGAGCCGTGGGGCCAGAGAGGTCGTTTTTGTGGAAAAATTGCCCCGAATGATTCAGAATATACGGGAAAATCTGGAAAAAGTCCGCTGCACAGAAGGTTTTGAACTTATCCGGCAGGATGTGCGGCGGTTCCTGGAACAAACCAAATATGAGGGGGAACCGTTCGATATTATTTTTGCAGATCCTCCCTATCATTTGAGATTAGGACAAGCAGTAATTTCAGCCCTTTCAAAACAAAGGTTTTTGGAGCGAAGGGGCATTTTTATTTTAAAACACGGCTCGAAAGAAAGACTAACCGAAACCCGCACCCTCAGGCTATTCCGGGTTAAAAAAATGGGTGAATCCCAATTGTCTTTTTTTGAGTTCGGGGAAACCGCGGAAAATACGATTGTCAAATAA
- the coaD gene encoding pantetheine-phosphate adenylyltransferase has protein sequence MRLAIYPGTFDPITHGHIDIAERAVTLFDKVVITIAINSSKKPLFTVDERKQMIVESVSHLPNIEVDAFEGLLMDYAKMKKAAAVIRGLRAISDFEYELQMALMNRKLAEDVVTVFLMPNVKYTYLNSTIVKEVASFGGDISDLVPSVVEQRLKEKFSLLASTGTKNNK, from the coding sequence ATGAGACTGGCAATTTATCCGGGAACATTTGATCCGATTACCCACGGCCATATCGATATTGCCGAACGAGCCGTGACGCTCTTTGACAAGGTTGTCATCACAATTGCAATAAATTCCTCAAAAAAACCACTCTTTACGGTGGATGAGAGAAAACAAATGATCGTCGAATCGGTGAGCCACCTTCCCAATATTGAAGTGGATGCCTTTGAGGGTCTGCTGATGGATTATGCAAAAATGAAAAAGGCCGCCGCCGTTATCCGCGGTCTCCGGGCGATTTCAGATTTTGAATATGAACTGCAAATGGCTCTCATGAATCGAAAATTGGCTGAAGATGTGGTGACGGTTTTTCTGATGCCCAATGTCAAGTATACCTATTTGAATTCGACTATTGTCAAAGAAGTGGCCAGTTTTGGGGGAGATATTTCTGATCTGGTCCCTTCTGTGGTGGAGCAGCGTTTGAAGGAAAAGTTTTCCTTGTTGGCCAGTACGGGTACCAAAAATAACAAATAA
- the pta gene encoding phosphate acetyltransferase, producing MEFIQSIRNKAKERKRKIVLPEGTEDRMIRAAEIIKKEGIAEITLLGNENDIRSKAQKLGVNLGNVTIIHPEESPDFDSYAETYYELRKEKGMTPEQARETMKNPLFFGAMLVKKHIVDGSVAGSVHTTGDVLRAALHIIGLAPGISVVSGAFAMVIPGWDQVFTFADSAVVPDPTPEQLAAIARSSAQTHKSLTGEEPVVAMLSFSTKGSAKHPRVDKVLEALRLAKEAAPNLKIDGELQVDAAILPEIGARKAPGSDVAGKANVLIFPDLDSGNIGYKLVNRFARAAAIGPIIQGLNQPANDLSRGCSVDDIVNVVAICSLMAK from the coding sequence ATGGAATTCATTCAATCGATTCGAAATAAAGCAAAAGAGCGGAAGCGGAAAATTGTGCTTCCCGAAGGGACCGAGGACCGCATGATTCGGGCTGCGGAGATCATCAAAAAGGAAGGCATTGCGGAGATCACCCTTTTGGGTAACGAAAATGACATTCGCAGTAAGGCACAAAAACTGGGTGTGAATCTGGGGAATGTCACAATCATTCATCCGGAAGAAAGCCCCGATTTCGATTCGTATGCAGAAACCTATTACGAACTGCGAAAGGAAAAGGGAATGACGCCGGAGCAAGCCCGCGAAACCATGAAGAACCCGCTTTTTTTCGGAGCGATGCTGGTTAAAAAGCATATTGTCGATGGGAGTGTTGCCGGTTCTGTCCATACCACCGGAGACGTACTCCGGGCAGCCTTGCACATTATTGGTCTGGCCCCCGGAATTTCCGTCGTTTCCGGTGCATTTGCGATGGTGATTCCCGGCTGGGATCAGGTGTTTACCTTTGCCGATAGTGCCGTTGTTCCGGATCCTACCCCTGAACAGTTAGCAGCCATTGCCAGAAGTTCGGCCCAAACCCACAAAAGTCTGACGGGAGAAGAACCCGTTGTGGCCATGCTTTCTTTTTCAACGAAAGGAAGCGCCAAACATCCCCGCGTCGATAAAGTGCTGGAAGCGTTGAGATTAGCGAAGGAGGCTGCCCCGAACCTTAAGATCGATGGTGAGCTTCAAGTGGATGCCGCCATTCTACCGGAAATCGGAGCCCGGAAGGCACCGGGTTCGGATGTGGCCGGGAAAGCCAATGTCCTTATTTTTCCCGATCTGGATTCGGGCAACATCGGCTACAAATTGGTGAACCGGTTTGCCCGGGCAGCAGCCATCGGGCCGATTATTCAGGGGCTGAATCAGCCTGCGAATGATTTGTCCCGGGGTTGCAGTGTGGACGACATTGTAAACGTAGTGGCAATCTGTTCATTAATGGCAAAATAG
- a CDS encoding pyridoxal phosphate-dependent aminotransferase: MQLADRVRRIQSSKTVGISNTVLRLRHEGNHVVSFGAGEPDFDTPDFIKQAAIEAIQKGKTKYTQVMGIPELREAIARKLKKDNNLDFDTDQIVVSTGGKQALFNAVLSLCQEGDEVLVPTPYWVSYPEQVKLAGASPVYVPSRVENGFKITADDLKRAITSKSKLLIFNSPNNPSGAVYDREWLQDIATVLAETSLVILTDEIYEKIVFDGRTHVSLASFPEIKNRVVVVNGVSKAYAMTGWRIGYAAGPREIISAMIKIQGHSTSNPNTIAQWASVAALSHDAKEVRDMVAEFQKRRDYVYRRLSQMPGIHCRKPEGTFYIFPKVSDYFGKTYHSYRISNSFDFCQFLLEEEKVALIPGGAFGMDSFVRISFATSFQEIEEGMDRIERGLTKLYSR, encoded by the coding sequence ATGCAACTGGCCGATCGGGTAAGGAGGATTCAGAGTTCAAAAACAGTGGGTATTTCGAATACGGTGCTGCGCCTGAGGCATGAAGGGAATCACGTGGTATCTTTTGGTGCAGGTGAACCCGATTTTGACACACCGGACTTCATTAAGCAGGCGGCTATTGAGGCCATTCAGAAGGGAAAAACAAAATATACGCAGGTGATGGGAATCCCCGAACTTCGGGAGGCCATCGCAAGAAAATTGAAAAAAGACAATAATCTGGATTTTGATACGGACCAGATTGTGGTATCCACAGGCGGAAAACAGGCCCTGTTTAATGCGGTTCTTTCTCTTTGCCAGGAAGGGGACGAGGTGCTCGTCCCCACACCCTATTGGGTAAGTTACCCGGAGCAGGTGAAGCTGGCCGGAGCCTCACCGGTTTATGTCCCTTCGCGGGTTGAAAACGGGTTCAAAATAACGGCAGACGATTTAAAACGGGCCATCACCTCAAAGAGCAAACTCCTGATTTTTAACAGTCCCAACAATCCTTCCGGGGCGGTTTACGATCGGGAGTGGCTGCAGGACATTGCGACGGTGCTGGCCGAAACCTCTCTTGTTATTTTGACCGACGAAATCTACGAAAAAATTGTATTCGATGGACGAACCCATGTTTCCCTGGCGTCATTTCCGGAAATCAAGAATCGGGTCGTCGTTGTCAATGGGGTTTCAAAGGCCTATGCCATGACGGGCTGGCGCATTGGTTATGCGGCCGGCCCCCGGGAAATTATTTCGGCCATGATTAAAATACAGGGACACAGCACCTCAAACCCGAACACGATCGCGCAGTGGGCAAGTGTGGCAGCCTTGAGCCATGACGCAAAAGAGGTACGGGATATGGTGGCCGAGTTTCAAAAGCGGCGGGATTATGTATACCGGCGTCTTTCGCAAATGCCCGGCATTCACTGCAGAAAACCCGAAGGAACGTTCTATATTTTTCCAAAGGTCTCCGATTATTTTGGGAAAACCTATCATTCCTACAGAATTTCAAATTCATTTGATTTTTGCCAGTTTTTACTGGAAGAAGAAAAGGTGGCGCTTATCCCCGGGGGGGCCTTTGGAATGGATTCATTTGTCCGGATCTCTTTTGCAACCTCCTTCCAGGAAATTGAGGAAGGAATGGATCGGATTGAGCGGGGACTTACAAAATTGTACTCTCGTTAA
- a CDS encoding tetratricopeptide repeat protein produces METLGLNETLVIDQRKFYIETNYIDEENRVVSHVFENGMLLETRERNLYSEVKEEHIQESVKELQRESVRRMEVLFYVQKKVWRKKHALSYNKLGVVFLQKNLIADAKKNFQEAIAIDEDLIDAQKNLAIAFIKNQEFDQALKVLNRAIEKEPNFPDLHNYKGIALLGKKNFLDSIQAFETALSLSENYPLAHLNMGLTYLSGLVESPIHPQLLPLEERQQKCLEHLKRAADLDRDLRMPEFDSVIRLVQDSQFREALDELLEIHSSRAFRLNSVLENEFYLNFMFGGKSKDEQAVETYIENLKAEIARYPRYPDLHNNLGVAYLIQCRNLFLRALEEFRRAIKLNPNYKLAKKNLKLAENEGKGLLILLRALLK; encoded by the coding sequence ATGGAAACGTTGGGTTTAAATGAAACACTCGTAATTGACCAGCGGAAATTCTATATTGAGACAAATTATATCGACGAGGAAAACCGGGTCGTCTCCCACGTGTTTGAAAATGGAATGCTTCTGGAAACACGGGAACGGAACCTTTATTCTGAAGTTAAAGAAGAACATATTCAAGAATCGGTAAAAGAACTTCAGCGGGAAAGTGTTCGGAGAATGGAAGTTCTTTTTTATGTTCAGAAAAAAGTGTGGCGAAAGAAGCACGCACTTTCATATAATAAATTGGGTGTTGTTTTTCTTCAAAAGAATCTGATTGCTGATGCCAAAAAGAATTTTCAGGAAGCCATTGCGATTGATGAAGACCTGATCGATGCACAAAAAAACCTGGCCATCGCTTTTATTAAAAATCAAGAGTTTGACCAGGCACTTAAGGTGTTGAACCGTGCAATTGAGAAGGAACCCAATTTTCCCGACCTGCACAATTACAAAGGGATTGCCCTGTTGGGGAAAAAAAATTTTCTGGATTCAATTCAGGCTTTTGAAACCGCCCTTTCGCTGAGCGAAAATTATCCGCTGGCGCACTTGAATATGGGGTTAACGTATTTGTCCGGGTTGGTTGAATCTCCTATTCATCCACAATTATTGCCATTAGAAGAACGTCAACAAAAATGTCTGGAGCACCTTAAAAGGGCGGCCGATCTCGACCGTGATTTGCGGATGCCTGAGTTTGATTCCGTTATCCGCCTGGTTCAGGATTCTCAATTTCGGGAGGCTTTGGATGAATTACTGGAAATTCACAGCAGCCGGGCATTCCGATTGAATTCCGTTCTTGAAAATGAATTTTATCTGAATTTCATGTTTGGGGGCAAAAGCAAAGATGAACAGGCGGTAGAAACATACATCGAAAATCTAAAGGCCGAAATTGCACGGTATCCGCGCTATCCCGATTTACACAACAACCTGGGAGTGGCGTATCTGATTCAGTGCCGAAATTTGTTCTTGCGCGCTCTGGAGGAATTTCGCCGGGCCATTAAATTAAATCCAAATTATAAACTGGCAAAGAAAAATTTGAAGCTGGCGGAAAATGAGGGCAAAGGTCTTCTCATTTTGTTGCGGGCGTTATTAAAATAG
- a CDS encoding type II toxin-antitoxin system HicB family antitoxin: MRKIKFIFWKEQNEWLGYLEEFPDYWTEGKTLEELKDNLRDLYKDLAGGAIPSVRKVDELEVA, from the coding sequence ATGAGAAAGATAAAATTTATTTTCTGGAAAGAACAGAATGAATGGCTTGGTTATTTGGAAGAATTTCCCGATTACTGGACAGAAGGAAAAACACTTGAAGAATTAAAAGATAATCTGAGGGATCTTTACAAAGATTTGGCAGGTGGCGCCATTCCTTCTGTTCGCAAGGTGGACGAACTTGAAGTCGCATGA
- a CDS encoding type II toxin-antitoxin system HicA family toxin has product MKRNELIKRLNQMGCILIRHGGRHDWYQNPKTKLSQPVPRHREINDTLAKHILKMLKNK; this is encoded by the coding sequence ATGAAAAGAAATGAGCTAATAAAGAGACTAAATCAGATGGGTTGTATTTTAATCCGTCATGGAGGCCGGCATGATTGGTATCAGAATCCGAAGACAAAACTATCACAACCAGTGCCCCGGCATAGAGAAATTAACGATACGCTTGCAAAACATATTTTGAAGATGCTAAAAAACAAGTAG
- a CDS encoding PorV/PorQ family protein: MKKNFTYYFLGLFFLVLLHPGFAQDGSGGYASIFANGAGARQLGMGGAAVAFPQDATTIFWNPAGMEQLQRQSFTAYYASLMLGTSYNYLGYVYPTLNIGTFGMGVSRISTGDIPYRENHYVELGTFGYNQEEFYFSYAKNIRDWFVAGANVKIERQVIGQDSDIGFGIDVAAFYKPDFASEWLQNLQVGAIYQNAYAPRLRLRQSVDYMPSRLRLGVAKTLYFTNDTSPFVVLMDLEKGDQLPFKFHLGLEYSYNGQAMLRLGLNDRGLSFGAGAVYNQFELDYSYGRIDSKGVLGGSHRISFVVNIGKSRSEKIQLIEAQRRKELEEQIARENERRRQAQIRKLLDEGKSLYANADYFKALVKFQQVLELDKSNPEALEMADETKARMDELREKEMEQQLSKIQEERQRKQIQSYVDKHVNKGLEYLKQGDYVSAIDEWNLALERQPDSQQIKQYIESAQNELLTRINGLISKADELAKKGNFPEANKLYNQALLLSQNDSVRKEEIRKKMAELEKKLNMYDYYQSGLIAYRSEDWKTAMKNFERALKLNPKDPKIQRYYKDAERHAMARKQQMTPEMEKKFNKALQLYVDDRIEEALKIWESLLEKQPYNKDIIDAIDMAKKQLQERQKARK; encoded by the coding sequence ATGAAGAAAAATTTCACATATTATTTTCTTGGATTGTTTTTTCTAGTGTTGCTCCACCCGGGTTTTGCACAGGATGGAAGCGGCGGTTACGCCAGTATATTCGCGAACGGAGCAGGCGCCAGACAATTGGGAATGGGGGGAGCAGCGGTCGCTTTTCCACAGGATGCCACCACCATTTTTTGGAACCCGGCAGGAATGGAACAGCTTCAACGCCAAAGCTTTACCGCCTATTATGCCTCTCTTATGCTTGGGACATCCTACAACTACCTCGGCTATGTGTACCCCACTCTAAATATTGGAACATTTGGAATGGGGGTTTCAAGAATTTCGACCGGTGACATTCCCTATCGGGAGAATCACTATGTGGAATTGGGCACATTCGGTTATAATCAGGAAGAATTTTATTTTTCTTACGCTAAAAATATCCGTGATTGGTTTGTTGCCGGTGCCAATGTCAAGATCGAACGTCAGGTGATAGGCCAGGATTCCGATATTGGATTTGGAATTGATGTGGCGGCATTTTATAAACCTGATTTTGCCTCGGAGTGGCTGCAGAATTTACAGGTGGGGGCCATTTATCAGAATGCCTATGCTCCGCGCCTGCGGTTGCGCCAAAGTGTAGATTACATGCCAAGCCGGCTGCGGTTAGGAGTGGCAAAAACCCTCTATTTTACGAACGATACGTCCCCTTTTGTTGTGCTGATGGATCTGGAAAAGGGTGATCAGCTGCCGTTTAAATTCCATTTGGGACTGGAGTACAGCTACAACGGCCAGGCCATGCTTCGGTTGGGACTGAATGACCGGGGCCTTTCGTTTGGTGCAGGGGCGGTTTACAATCAGTTTGAATTGGATTATTCCTACGGAAGGATCGATTCCAAAGGCGTTTTGGGGGGAAGTCACCGGATTTCATTTGTTGTGAATATTGGAAAGAGCCGTTCCGAGAAAATTCAATTAATTGAAGCCCAGCGCCGAAAAGAGCTGGAAGAACAAATTGCCCGGGAAAACGAACGCCGCAGGCAGGCACAGATCAGAAAACTCCTGGATGAAGGGAAGTCTCTGTATGCCAATGCCGATTATTTTAAGGCGCTCGTAAAATTCCAGCAGGTTTTGGAATTGGATAAGAGCAATCCCGAAGCCCTGGAAATGGCGGATGAAACCAAGGCCCGGATGGACGAACTTCGCGAAAAGGAAATGGAGCAGCAGCTTTCGAAAATCCAGGAAGAACGCCAGCGCAAGCAAATTCAAAGCTATGTGGACAAACATGTGAACAAAGGATTGGAATATCTGAAACAGGGAGATTATGTTTCCGCCATTGATGAATGGAATTTGGCTTTGGAACGACAACCGGACAGCCAGCAGATCAAGCAGTACATCGAAAGTGCCCAAAATGAACTGCTGACCCGGATTAACGGTCTTATTTCCAAAGCGGACGAGCTGGCCAAAAAGGGGAATTTCCCTGAGGCCAATAAGCTCTACAATCAGGCCCTGCTGCTCAGCCAGAACGATAGCGTCCGCAAGGAAGAAATTCGCAAAAAAATGGCGGAGCTGGAGAAAAAACTCAATATGTACGATTATTACCAATCCGGCCTGATTGCCTATCGTTCGGAGGACTGGAAAACGGCGATGAAGAATTTTGAGCGGGCCCTGAAACTCAATCCAAAGGATCCGAAAATTCAACGTTATTATAAGGATGCCGAACGACACGCCATGGCCCGCAAGCAGCAAATGACGCCGGAAATGGAAAAAAAGTTTAATAAGGCTCTTCAACTCTACGTGGATGATCGAATCGAGGAGGCGTTGAAAATCTGGGAGAGTCTGCTGGAAAAACAACCTTACAACAAAGATATAATTGACGCGATTGACATGGCCAAAAAACAACTTCAAGAACGGCAGAAAGCTCGAAAGTAA